The Trypanosoma brucei brucei TREU927 chromosome 9, whole genome shotgun sequence genome includes a window with the following:
- a CDS encoding syntaxin, putative (curated by Mark Field) — protein MATRDRTTEFLQYRSAKTRQTDSQGLLQEDRGASTFSTFVAPLWMQKMDEVRELQRKIRKHMESLEKLWRNNLKIEFSSSRDEGREEMDIERLRVSIDNLFKQSEKVVNELEVAYMRELPDEGTDAELSILRNVKMCLVNELSNIGKLYRESERRYVMDLKKQQSVAKRWGNSERQRVIEQELETDAVMNRCLQKGMSQEQVEAMLLNQQLADERVKEFEHIYTSIKSMHEMFSDMKTLVIEQGAVLDRIDYNMSITHERVQSGRAELEKAAEYQEAGLFKTCFLFLVVTIFVLLFILLFQKMLS, from the coding sequence ATGGCGACCCGTGACCGTACGACAGAGTTTCTTCAATACCGCAGCGCCAAAACTCGCCAAACTGACTCGCAAGGTCTCTTACAAGAGGACAGAGGTGCTTCAACCTTTAGCACCTTCGTTGCACCTCTGTGGATGCAGAAGATGGATGAGGTTCGCGAGCTGCAGAGAAAGATTCGGAAGCATATGGAGTCGCTGGAAAAGCTGTGGCGAAACAATCTAAAGATTGAGTTTAGCTCGTCGCGAGACGAGGGACGTGAGGAAATGGATATTGAGCGTCTGCGAGTTTCTATTGATAATCTCTTCAAGCAGAGTGAGAAAGTAGTTAATGAACTCGAAGTGGCCTACATGCGTGAGCTCCCTGACGAGGGAACTGATGCGGAGTTGAGTATACTTCGTAATGTGAAGATGTGTCTTGTTAACGAACTCAGCAACATTGGTAAATTATACCGTGAGAGCGAGCGGCGATACGTTATGGATCTAAAAAAGCAGCAATCGGTCGCGAAGCGATGGGGAAACAGTGAACGACAGCGAGTCATCGAGCAGGAGCTTGAAACCGATGCTGTAATGAACCGTTGCCTCCAAAAGGGCATGTCTCAGGAGCAGGTAGAGGCGATGCTTCTCAATCAACAATTGGCGGATGAGCGTGTGAAGGAATTtgaacacatatatacatcaATAAAGTCCATGCACGAGATGTTCTCTGACATGAAAACGCTCGTTATTGAGCAAGGTGCCGTGCTCGACCGTATTGATTACAACATGTCGATCACTCACGAACGCGTGCAGAGTGGTAGAGCGGAGTTGGAAAAGGCAGCGGAATATCAGGAGGCCGGGTTGTTCAAAAcatgtttcttgtttttagtGGTAACTAtctttgtgcttttgttcaTTCTTCTGTTTCAAAAGATGCTGTCTTAA